A region from the Geobacter benzoatilyticus genome encodes:
- a CDS encoding Gfo/Idh/MocA family protein codes for MEKKIRTAVIGVGYLGLFHAEKFSQLPESELVGVVDTSRPRAEEVAAKVGTTAYTDYRDLLDKVDAVSIVVPTQFHFEVARAFLERGVHVLLEKPITTTVEEADELIRIAEDKGAIFQVGHLERFNPVIVGLKEFLTGPRFIESVRIAPFKPRGTDVNVVLDLMIHDIDIIQTIVGSPVKHISSIGAPVFTDEEDIANARILFENGCVANVTASRISLKSERKMRIFQSESYISVDFQNKKLAVFRKGNGEMFPGIPAIDMKETSFEQGDALKEEIASFLDCVKTGAKPVVSGQDGKRALETALKISRNL; via the coding sequence ATGGAGAAAAAAATCCGTACCGCAGTTATCGGAGTCGGTTACCTTGGTCTTTTCCATGCTGAGAAGTTTTCCCAGCTCCCGGAATCTGAACTGGTGGGCGTTGTGGACACCAGCAGGCCGCGTGCGGAGGAAGTCGCCGCCAAGGTAGGCACAACCGCCTACACCGATTACCGGGATCTTCTCGACAAGGTCGACGCTGTCAGCATTGTGGTCCCGACCCAATTCCATTTCGAGGTGGCGCGTGCGTTCCTTGAACGTGGCGTGCACGTACTTCTGGAAAAACCCATCACGACCACCGTCGAGGAGGCCGACGAGCTCATTAGGATTGCCGAAGACAAGGGGGCCATTTTCCAGGTGGGGCATCTGGAGAGGTTCAATCCGGTCATTGTCGGTCTCAAGGAGTTTCTGACCGGCCCGCGTTTCATAGAGTCGGTAAGGATTGCGCCCTTCAAGCCCCGCGGTACCGACGTCAACGTGGTCCTTGATCTCATGATCCATGACATCGATATTATCCAGACCATAGTTGGTTCGCCGGTGAAGCATATAAGCTCCATCGGCGCCCCTGTCTTTACCGACGAAGAGGACATCGCCAACGCCCGTATCCTGTTCGAGAACGGGTGCGTGGCCAATGTTACCGCCAGTCGAATCAGCCTCAAGAGCGAGCGGAAGATGCGGATTTTCCAGTCGGAGTCCTACATCTCGGTTGATTTCCAGAATAAAAAGCTGGCTGTGTTCCGCAAGGGGAACGGGGAAATGTTCCCGGGTATCCCGGCAATTGATATGAAGGAGACATCATTCGAACAGGGGGATGCCCTAAAGGAAGAGATAGCCTCTTTCCTCGACTGTGTCAAAACCGGTGCGAAACCGGTGGTGTCCGGCCAGGATGGCAAGCGTGCGCTGGAAACTGCGCTCAAAATCAGCAGGAATCTGTGA
- the lpxA gene encoding acyl-ACP--UDP-N-acetylglucosamine O-acyltransferase, producing the protein MIHSTAIVHPGARIADGVEIGPYTIIGEHVRIGRGSKVGAHTVIDGWTEIGEECQIFNLASVGGTPQDLKYKGEETWLRIGNRNIIREFTTLQPGTVTGIGETVIGDNNLFMAYCHVAHDCIVGNRVIMANGATLAGHVEVEDFAILGGLSAVHQFTVVGESAMLSGGAMVAQDVLPYTIASGNHATSGGLNTIGLKRRGFSPEVISSIKKAYRLIIRSGLRLEEAIARIRQEVPMSPEISHFIEFAEKSKRGICR; encoded by the coding sequence ATGATTCATTCCACTGCAATTGTTCACCCCGGCGCCCGGATAGCTGATGGAGTAGAGATCGGCCCCTATACCATTATTGGCGAACACGTCCGTATCGGCCGCGGTTCCAAGGTCGGCGCGCACACGGTTATTGATGGCTGGACCGAGATCGGCGAGGAATGCCAGATCTTCAATCTCGCCTCGGTGGGAGGCACTCCCCAGGATCTGAAGTACAAGGGTGAGGAAACCTGGCTGCGTATCGGCAACCGCAACATCATCCGGGAGTTTACGACGCTCCAGCCCGGAACGGTCACCGGCATCGGCGAAACAGTAATCGGCGACAACAACCTTTTCATGGCCTACTGCCACGTTGCCCATGACTGCATTGTCGGCAACCGGGTCATCATGGCCAACGGCGCCACCCTCGCGGGGCACGTGGAGGTGGAAGATTTCGCCATCCTCGGCGGCCTTTCCGCAGTGCACCAGTTTACTGTTGTCGGCGAGAGCGCAATGCTATCAGGGGGCGCAATGGTTGCGCAGGATGTCCTGCCGTACACGATTGCCAGCGGCAATCACGCCACTTCGGGCGGACTCAATACCATCGGACTGAAGCGCCGCGGTTTTTCCCCAGAGGTCATTTCTTCCATAAAGAAGGCATATCGTCTCATTATCCGTTCGGGATTGCGCCTTGAAGAGGCCATCGCGCGGATTCGGCAAGAGGTGCCGATGTCGCCCGAAATTTCTCATTTTATCGAGTTTGCCGAGAAGTCCAAAAGAGGTATCTGCCGCTGA
- the fabZ gene encoding 3-hydroxyacyl-ACP dehydratase FabZ, whose translation MDIILNIDEIMKILPHRYPFLLVDRVVEHVPGERIVGLKNVTINEPFFQGHFPGHPIMPGVLIIEAMAQVGGILAYLALGDEVRNKVCYFAAIDNVKFRKPVVPGDQLRIEVMATGCKRGIWCFSAKASVNGKVTTEADLKATFADQVRL comes from the coding sequence ATGGATATTATTCTTAATATTGATGAAATTATGAAAATACTCCCCCATCGTTATCCTTTCCTCCTGGTGGACCGGGTTGTGGAGCATGTACCGGGAGAACGGATTGTGGGGCTTAAAAACGTAACGATAAACGAGCCTTTCTTCCAGGGGCACTTTCCCGGCCACCCCATCATGCCGGGGGTTTTGATTATCGAAGCCATGGCCCAGGTGGGCGGCATCCTTGCCTATCTTGCTTTGGGAGACGAGGTCCGGAACAAGGTCTGCTATTTCGCTGCCATCGATAACGTCAAGTTCCGCAAACCGGTGGTTCCGGGCGATCAGCTCCGTATTGAGGTCATGGCCACCGGATGCAAGCGCGGGATTTGGTGCTTCAGCGCGAAAGCGTCTGTCAACGGGAAGGTGACGACCGAAGCTGACCTCAAAGCAACCTTTGCCGACCAGGTCAGGCTCTGA
- the lpxD gene encoding UDP-3-O-(3-hydroxymyristoyl)glucosamine N-acyltransferase gives MAISRTLRELAEYLGGTVAGDELKTVTGVSSLDDASSDQITFLANPRYASKVATTGAGAVVLPPGAERHGRNAIHVANPYLAFAKLLTLFHVASHAPKGVMEGAIVGRDVTMGSDVTVYPGAVVGDGVTLGDRVTVHPGAVLYEGVSVGSDVTLHANVVVYQGCRIGDRVTIHAGTIIGSDGFGYAPDGDGFYKIPQLGIVLIEDDVEIGSNTTIDRAALTATVIGRGTKIDNLVQIAHNCIIGENCTIVSQVGISGSTKLGKRVTLAGQVGVAGHLTIGDNVMVGAKSGIPGNVPAGSMLSGIPAFSHREWLRSSAVLPKLPDLKKTVAELEKRVRELEAKQGV, from the coding sequence ATGGCGATTTCACGAACCCTCAGGGAACTGGCGGAATACCTTGGCGGAACAGTTGCCGGTGACGAGTTGAAAACCGTCACCGGCGTTTCCAGTCTTGATGATGCTTCTTCCGACCAGATCACCTTCCTTGCCAATCCCCGCTATGCGTCGAAGGTTGCCACTACCGGTGCCGGAGCGGTAGTGCTGCCGCCAGGGGCCGAGCGCCACGGCAGAAATGCCATTCATGTTGCGAACCCCTATCTTGCCTTCGCCAAGCTCCTGACTTTGTTCCATGTGGCTTCCCACGCTCCGAAAGGGGTTATGGAAGGAGCGATTGTCGGCAGGGACGTTACCATGGGCAGTGACGTGACCGTTTATCCCGGTGCCGTTGTGGGTGATGGCGTGACGCTGGGGGACAGGGTTACGGTGCATCCGGGAGCGGTCCTCTACGAAGGGGTCTCGGTTGGCAGCGATGTGACGCTTCATGCCAATGTCGTTGTCTATCAGGGGTGCCGAATCGGAGATCGGGTAACCATTCACGCCGGGACGATTATCGGTTCCGACGGGTTTGGCTATGCCCCTGACGGCGACGGATTCTATAAAATCCCCCAACTCGGAATCGTCTTAATCGAGGATGATGTGGAAATCGGTTCCAACACCACCATCGACAGGGCTGCTCTCACCGCGACCGTCATCGGCCGTGGGACGAAGATCGACAACCTTGTCCAGATCGCCCACAACTGCATCATTGGCGAGAACTGCACCATTGTTTCCCAGGTGGGTATCTCCGGCAGCACCAAGCTGGGCAAGCGGGTGACCCTCGCCGGGCAGGTGGGTGTTGCCGGGCATCTGACAATAGGGGACAACGTCATGGTCGGTGCAAAGTCCGGGATTCCCGGCAATGTGCCTGCCGGCTCGATGTTGAGCGGCATACCGGCCTTCAGTCACCGTGAATGGCTCCGTTCATCGGCAGTGCTGCCGAAATTGCCTGATCTCAAGAAGACCGTGGCTGAATTGGAGAAGCGAGTCCGGGAACTGGAAGCGAAGCAAGGAGTCTGA
- a CDS encoding OmpH family outer membrane protein has product MKRFVTTAAIVGSLILASVAFGAEGGKLGYIDMQKALNLSESGKEAKEQLAAKVKKYQDEINAKQEELKKLKDELEKQSVLLAEAARSNKEKDYQQKLKEFQRFTKDAQDELQTKDEEFTKKIIEDMEKVIQDYGRKNGYSFIFIRNEGMIYVDDKADVTDEILKIFNTSRKK; this is encoded by the coding sequence ATGAAAAGGTTCGTCACAACAGCAGCTATCGTGGGTTCTTTGATACTTGCCTCGGTTGCCTTTGGAGCTGAGGGGGGCAAGCTCGGCTACATCGATATGCAGAAGGCCCTAAACCTTTCCGAATCCGGCAAGGAAGCCAAAGAACAGCTTGCCGCCAAGGTCAAGAAGTACCAGGACGAAATCAATGCCAAGCAGGAGGAGCTGAAAAAGCTCAAGGACGAACTGGAGAAGCAGAGTGTCCTTCTCGCCGAGGCTGCCCGCAGTAACAAAGAAAAGGACTATCAGCAGAAGCTGAAGGAATTCCAGCGGTTCACGAAGGACGCCCAGGATGAGCTCCAGACGAAGGATGAAGAGTTTACCAAAAAGATCATCGAGGACATGGAGAAGGTCATCCAGGATTACGGCAGGAAAAACGGCTACTCGTTCATTTTCATCCGGAACGAGGGGATGATTTATGTGGACGACAAGGCCGACGTCACTGACGAAATCCTCAAAATATTCAATACGTCGCGGAAGAAATAG
- the bamA gene encoding outer membrane protein assembly factor BamA, translating into MIKLHATRAGIVAAVVFTAHGAFAEGEKIVDLQVKGNRRIDTSAIINALKLKAGDIFYVESADADIRAIYRLGQFQDVNAETRKTDGGVILVYTVVEKPIIREIKIEGTKEISTDKVREALGLKSNSIFSQKEMTQSAKKVKKLYTDEGYYLAEVDVKSEKRSDTDVRVIVSVTEGKKVLIKKIRFEGNKSFADKKLRKVMETKEKWFLSWLTSAGTYKDEVLKNDVNLIADLYFNNGYVNVKVGEPEIKLMDDRSGLTVTIGITEGEQFKTGTIGFKGDLLETEEFLAKGLRLKSGEIFNRSSLRTDVLNLTDLYADKGFAFANVTPLSKVNSDTKTVDITFDFEKGEKVFIDRINVLGNTKTRDKVLRREIKLVEGDTYSSTGLKRSKQTLMNLGFFEEVNIATAKGSADNKLDVNVEVKEKPTGTFSIGAGYSSLDGLIGQGSVSQGNFLGLGLKANLAASLGGSSSTYNVGITDPYFLDTRWTLGVDLYRTERDYLDFTRRATGGDIKAGYPLSDTMRTLWMYKYEDKKIFDVDVDSDDIIPETTSTTSSISASLTRNTTDYHLDPTRGMVNNLSIEVAGLGGTNRFIRYGGDTSLFFPVKWSTVLSLRGSLGYIQGIGKDVPIDERFFAGGINTIRGYEGRSISPYKIAADGDESFIGGNKEAIFNVEYTFPLIKDAGLKGVAFFDVGNVYDKGETMFSSFRMSYGAGIRWVSPLGPLRLEYGIPINPRDGVDKSSGRFEFSIGTFF; encoded by the coding sequence GTGATCAAGTTACATGCAACTAGAGCCGGAATTGTGGCGGCGGTCGTTTTTACGGCGCATGGTGCCTTTGCCGAAGGGGAGAAAATAGTTGATCTCCAGGTGAAGGGCAACCGGAGGATTGACACATCGGCCATTATCAATGCCCTGAAATTGAAGGCCGGCGATATTTTTTACGTGGAATCGGCCGACGCGGATATTCGCGCCATTTACCGGTTGGGACAGTTTCAGGATGTAAATGCTGAAACCCGGAAGACCGATGGCGGTGTGATCCTCGTCTACACGGTGGTGGAAAAACCGATTATCCGTGAGATAAAAATCGAGGGGACGAAGGAGATATCCACCGATAAAGTCAGGGAAGCCCTGGGCCTCAAGTCGAACAGCATCTTTTCCCAGAAAGAGATGACCCAGAGCGCCAAGAAGGTGAAAAAGCTCTATACCGACGAGGGATATTACCTGGCCGAGGTCGATGTTAAGAGCGAAAAGCGCTCCGATACCGATGTTAGGGTTATAGTCAGCGTCACCGAGGGGAAGAAGGTTCTCATCAAGAAGATCCGGTTCGAAGGGAACAAGTCCTTTGCCGACAAGAAACTTCGCAAGGTCATGGAGACTAAGGAGAAATGGTTTCTTTCCTGGCTGACAAGCGCCGGAACCTATAAGGACGAAGTTCTCAAGAACGACGTAAACCTCATTGCCGACCTGTACTTCAACAATGGTTACGTGAACGTGAAGGTTGGCGAACCCGAAATCAAGCTTATGGATGACCGAAGCGGCCTTACCGTCACCATCGGCATTACCGAGGGCGAACAATTCAAGACCGGCACTATCGGGTTTAAAGGTGATCTCCTCGAGACTGAAGAGTTCCTTGCCAAAGGGCTTCGACTCAAGAGCGGAGAAATTTTCAACCGCTCCAGCCTTCGCACGGACGTGCTGAACCTTACCGATCTCTATGCCGACAAGGGGTTTGCCTTTGCCAACGTAACACCGCTTTCCAAGGTTAATTCCGATACGAAAACCGTTGATATAACCTTTGATTTCGAGAAGGGCGAAAAGGTATTCATCGACCGGATTAATGTGCTCGGAAACACCAAGACTCGCGACAAGGTCCTGCGTCGCGAGATCAAGCTGGTAGAGGGTGATACGTACAGCAGTACCGGCTTGAAGAGAAGCAAGCAGACCCTCATGAATCTCGGATTCTTCGAGGAGGTGAACATCGCCACCGCGAAGGGGAGCGCCGACAACAAGCTGGATGTGAACGTGGAGGTTAAGGAGAAGCCGACCGGGACATTCAGCATCGGTGCCGGCTACAGTTCCCTCGATGGACTAATCGGACAGGGTTCCGTCTCCCAGGGGAACTTCCTGGGGCTTGGTCTCAAGGCTAACCTCGCTGCTTCGTTGGGGGGGAGTTCCTCGACCTACAACGTGGGCATTACCGACCCATATTTCCTTGATACCCGCTGGACCCTTGGCGTTGACCTTTACCGCACCGAGCGCGACTATCTGGACTTTACGCGCCGCGCCACCGGTGGTGACATCAAGGCGGGTTATCCGTTGAGCGACACAATGCGGACCCTCTGGATGTACAAGTACGAAGATAAAAAGATTTTCGACGTGGATGTGGATAGCGACGATATAATCCCGGAAACGACTTCTACGACCAGTTCGATCTCCGCGAGCTTGACCAGGAACACTACCGATTACCATCTGGACCCCACTCGCGGCATGGTGAACAACCTCTCCATTGAGGTTGCCGGTCTCGGAGGCACGAACCGTTTCATACGGTATGGCGGTGATACCTCGCTGTTCTTCCCGGTAAAGTGGTCTACGGTTCTCAGCTTGCGGGGTTCTCTCGGTTATATCCAGGGGATAGGCAAGGATGTCCCCATTGACGAACGATTCTTTGCCGGCGGCATCAATACGATCCGTGGCTACGAAGGAAGAAGCATCAGCCCTTACAAAATCGCTGCCGACGGTGATGAATCATTTATTGGCGGCAACAAGGAAGCAATCTTCAACGTCGAATACACTTTCCCGCTAATCAAGGACGCAGGCCTCAAGGGAGTTGCCTTTTTTGATGTGGGCAACGTCTACGACAAGGGAGAAACCATGTTCTCCAGCTTCAGGATGAGTTACGGTGCCGGTATTCGCTGGGTATCGCCCCTGGGACCGTTGCGCCTGGAATACGGTATTCCCATCAATCCGCGCGACGGAGTCGACAAGTCGAGCGGCCGGTTCGAGTTTTCCATCGGGACCTTCTTCTGA
- a CDS encoding ABC transporter ATP-binding protein — protein MSSLLEVTELTKSYGAGETRVDVLQGVNLTVAEGETIALVGASGTGKSTLLHIMGTLDRPSSGNVFFQGQDVFRLSEAALASFRNRSIGFVFQFHHLLPEFTAVENVMMPLLIAGTKRSEAMAPARELLEEVGLAHRLTHKPGELSGGEQQRVAIARALILSPKLLLADEPTGNLDMKTSDEVHETLEGIHRKRGVTLVIVTHNEKLASRMGRTVRLLDGRVLAG, from the coding sequence ATGAGTAGTCTCCTTGAGGTGACTGAACTCACCAAGAGCTACGGAGCTGGCGAGACGCGTGTTGATGTCCTGCAGGGGGTCAACCTGACGGTGGCCGAGGGGGAAACCATTGCTCTTGTGGGAGCATCGGGAACCGGCAAAAGTACCCTTCTCCATATTATGGGTACCCTGGACCGGCCATCATCAGGCAACGTTTTTTTTCAGGGGCAGGATGTATTCCGGTTGAGCGAGGCGGCCCTGGCTTCATTCCGGAACCGTTCCATCGGATTCGTATTTCAGTTTCACCATCTGCTGCCGGAGTTTACGGCGGTGGAGAACGTCATGATGCCGCTCCTGATTGCCGGAACGAAACGCTCCGAGGCTATGGCCCCGGCCCGTGAGTTGCTGGAAGAAGTGGGGCTGGCGCACCGGCTGACCCACAAGCCCGGAGAACTCTCGGGTGGAGAACAGCAAAGGGTCGCCATCGCCCGCGCCCTGATTCTTTCGCCGAAGCTTCTTCTGGCCGATGAACCGACCGGTAACCTGGATATGAAGACCAGCGACGAAGTTCATGAAACCCTTGAAGGAATTCATCGTAAGCGGGGAGTTACTCTCGTCATAGTAACCCATAACGAGAAACTTGCTTCCCGCATGGGCCGGACGGTCCGTCTTCTGGATGGCCGAGTTCTTGCCGGTTAG